Proteins found in one Zea mays cultivar B73 chromosome 1, Zm-B73-REFERENCE-NAM-5.0, whole genome shotgun sequence genomic segment:
- the CNR7 gene encoding cell number regulator 7 (The RefSeq protein has 1 substitution compared to this genomic sequence), giving the protein MYPAKPTVATASEPVTGMAAPPVTGIPISSPGPAVAASQWSSGLCACFDDCGLCCMTCWCPCVTFGRIAEIVDRGATSCAAAGAIYTLLACFTGFQCHWIYSCTYRSKMRAQLGLPDVGCCDCCVHFCCEPCALCQQYRELRARGLDPALGWDVNAQKAANNNAGAGMTMYPPTAQGMGR; this is encoded by the exons atgtaTCCGGCCAAGCCCACCGTCGCGACCGCCAGCGAGCCGGTAACCGGGATGGCGGCGCCGCCGGTGACCGGCATCCCCATCAGCAGCCCCGGCCCCGCCGTCGCGGCCAGCCAGTGGTCCTCGGGCCTCTGCGCCTGCTTCGACGACTGCGGCCTCT GCTGCATGACGTGCTGGTGCCCGTGCGTGACGTTCGGGCGGATCGCGGAGGTCGTGGACCGCGGCGCGACGTCGTGCGCGGCCGCGGGGGCCATCTACACGCTGCTGGCCTGCTTCACGGGGTTCCAGTGCCACTGGATCTACTCCTGCACGTACCGCTCCAAGATGCGCGCGCAGCTGGGGCTCCCCGACGTCGGCTGCTGCGACTGCTGCGTCCACTTCTGCTGCGAGCCGTGCGCGCTCTGCCAGCAGTACAGGGAGCTCAGGGCACGCGGCTTGGACCCCGCGCTCGGCTGGGACGTCAACGCCCAGAAGGCGGCCAATAATAACGCCGGCGCCGGCATGACGATGTACCCGCCGACGGCGCAGGGGATGGGCCGCTAA